TTTGAACTTGACCAACCATTTCGTTGATGGTTCTAAAACCCAATTGAGCCATGATTTCTCGTAATTCTTGTGCCACAAAGTACATGTAGTTTACAACATGCTCTGGTTTTCCTGCAAATTTCTTACGTAATTCTGGGTTTTGAGTTGCAATACCTACTGGGCAAGTGTTCAAATGACATACACGCATCATAATACAACCTGAAGCTACAAGTGGAGCTGTGGCAAAACCAAACTCTTCTGCCCCTAATAAACACGCTACTGCAACATCACGACCTGTTTTGAGCTGACCGTCACATTCAAGAACGATTCTGTTTCTTAGGTCATTCATTACCAAGGTTTGCTGTGCTTCCGCAACACCAAGTTCCCATGGTAGACCTGCATGTTTTAATGAGGTTAATGGAGATGCTCCCGTACCTCCGTCAAATCCGGAAATAAGGACAACATCTGCTTTGGCTTTAGAAACCCCTGCGGCAACTGTACCTACACCAACCTCAGAAACTAATTTTACGTTTATACGTGCTTCTCTGTTGGCTGATTTTAAATCATATATCAATTGCGATAAATCTTCAATCGAATAAATATCGTGATGTGGTGGAGGTGAAATTAAACCTACATAAGGCGTAGAGTTTCTAGTTTTGGCAATGGATGGGTTCACTTTAGGACCGGGTAATTGACCTCCTTCGCCTGGCTTGGCACCCTGTGCCATTTTAATCTGTATTTCTTTTGCATTGGTCAGGTAATCGGAAGTAACTCCAAAACGACCTGATGCAACTTGTTTTATGGCGCTGTTTTTCCAGTCTCCCGTAGCGTTTTTGTAGAAACGCTCAGAATCTTCTCCTCCTTCACCCGAATTACTTTTACCTCCAATACGGTTCATGGCAATAGCCAAGTTCTCGTGGGCTTCTTTACTAATAGACCCGTAAGACATAGCACCGGTCTTAAAGCGCTTTACGATTTCAGTCCATGGTTCTACCTCTTCCAATGGAATAGGGTCATAATTAGAGAATTCGAATAAACCACGAATGGTCATCAAATTTTTTGACTGTTCGTTCACCATAGAAGAATACTCCTTATAGGTGTCGTTCTCATTACCACGTACCGCTTTTTGAAGTTTTGCAACCGTTAATGGGTTGAACATATGTTTTTCGCCATCACGTCTCCAACGATATTCTCCACCTATTTCTAGGTCAAGGTTGGCAGCAACTTCTTTTGTGCTAAAAGCTTTCTTGTGGCGCTTTGCAACTTCTTTCTCTATTTGATATAGACCGATACCTTGAATACGGGTAGGTGTATTAGGGAAGTATTTGTCAACCACTTTACTGTTGATACCAATACACTCAAAAAGTTGAGAACCTCGGTATGAGTTCAACGTAGAAATACCAATTTTGTTCATTACTTTAAGAATACCCTTGCCAATAGCCTTGTTGTAATTCTTAACGGCCTCTTCAAAAGTAAAGTCGGTAATGTCATGCTCTTCTATCTGCTCTCCAATAATTTCGTTTACCAAGTACGGGTTAATCGCACTGGCTCCAAAACCGAACAATAGGCAGAAATGGTGCACTTCTCTTGGTTCTGCAGACTCAATAATAACACTTAGTTTGCTTCGCTTTCCTAAACGCTGAAGACCACTGTTTACATAGGAACAGGCAAGTAGTGCAGGAATTGGTGCTTGGGATTCGTTTACATTTCTATCCGAAAGGATGATGATGTTCGCGCCCTGGTCAATAGCTTTAGATGCTTGGTCAAGAATAGACTCTAAGGCGTCTTCCAAACCGTTGTGACCTCTATTTATTTCGTAAAGGGTTGGGATGGAAACTACTTTATAGTCAGGACTAGCATCATAGTTTTTGATTTTATCCAAATCTTCTTTGGATATAACCGGATTCTGAATTTTTAGTTTTCGACAATGTAATTCAGAGAAGTCGAATATATTGTGGTCACTACCTAGGGTAAGACTAATATCCGTAATCAATTCTTCACGAATACCATCCAAAGGTGGGTTCGTTACCTGAGCGAATAATTGTTGGAAATAATTATAGATCAACTGTGGGCGCTGAGATAATACTGCAATTGGAGTATCAGACCCCATAGAGCCAATAGGCTCTTTGGCCGTTTTACCCATTGGAAGGATAATGGTATTAATATCTTCAAGCGTATAACCAAAAACAGATTTACGCTTTTCGAGTGAAGCTTCACCTAAAAATAGCGGGCAGTCATTATAAGGTATGTCCTTAAGGTGAACTAGATTTTTATCTAACCATTCTTTATAAGGTTGGCGGCTGGCTATATCTTCTTTGATTTCTTCATCATTGATGATACGGCCTTCTTCCATATTTACCAAGAACATCTTGCCCGGCTCCAATCTTCCGTGAAATTCAACATTTTCAGGAACGATTTCTACAACACCAGTTTCAGAAGACATAATTACATAGTCATCTTTAGTTACTGTGTATCGTGATGGTCTTAAACCATTACGGTCAAGTACCGCTCCAATATAGTTTCCGTCAGTAAAAGGTACAGATGCAGGTCCGTCCCATGGTTCCATCATACAAGAGTGATACTCGTAAAAAGCTCTTTTAGCTTCGGACATATCCGGATTCTTCTCCCATGCTTCTGGCACTAAAATCATCATTACCTCAGGTAAAGACCTTCCTGTCATCAACAATAATTCAACAACCATATCCATGGTGGCTGAATCTGATTTCCCTGGAAGTATAACGGGTAGGATACTTTTTATTTCGTCTCCAAACCAATCGCTCTTTAATAATTCTTCGCGTGAGCGCATTCTAGATACGTTACCACGAAGGGTGTTTATTTCTCCGTTGTGACACATGTAACGGAAAGGTTGTGCCAAATCCCAAGTAGGGAAGGTATTTGTGGAAAAACGTTGGTGAACCAATGATAAACGGGTTACCACACGAGGGTCCATTAAATCTTTATAATAAAGGCTGATGTCTTTAGGCATCAAAAGCCCTTTGAATATGATAATTTTTGTTGAAAGGCTAGGTACGTAGAAGAATTTGCTTTCCGAAAGTTTTGAATTGATGACGGCATGTTCCGTAACTTTTCTTGCGATGAACAACTTTAGGTT
This genomic interval from Zobellia roscoffensis contains the following:
- the gltB gene encoding glutamate synthase large subunit, which encodes MTLKKQGLYLPEFEHDNCGAGFICSLKGKKSNDIIHKALEILDKLEHRGAVSSDGKTGDGAGILIDIPHDFFKAVCDFELPEPGKYAVGNIFLPQKENQREFCTSTFEENIKKQGLKLLGWRDVPVNRSIPGRVAMETEPYVKQVFIAKENDEQDYFNFNLKLFIARKVTEHAVINSKLSESKFFYVPSLSTKIIIFKGLLMPKDISLYYKDLMDPRVVTRLSLVHQRFSTNTFPTWDLAQPFRYMCHNGEINTLRGNVSRMRSREELLKSDWFGDEIKSILPVILPGKSDSATMDMVVELLLMTGRSLPEVMMILVPEAWEKNPDMSEAKRAFYEYHSCMMEPWDGPASVPFTDGNYIGAVLDRNGLRPSRYTVTKDDYVIMSSETGVVEIVPENVEFHGRLEPGKMFLVNMEEGRIINDEEIKEDIASRQPYKEWLDKNLVHLKDIPYNDCPLFLGEASLEKRKSVFGYTLEDINTIILPMGKTAKEPIGSMGSDTPIAVLSQRPQLIYNYFQQLFAQVTNPPLDGIREELITDISLTLGSDHNIFDFSELHCRKLKIQNPVISKEDLDKIKNYDASPDYKVVSIPTLYEINRGHNGLEDALESILDQASKAIDQGANIIILSDRNVNESQAPIPALLACSYVNSGLQRLGKRSKLSVIIESAEPREVHHFCLLFGFGASAINPYLVNEIIGEQIEEHDITDFTFEEAVKNYNKAIGKGILKVMNKIGISTLNSYRGSQLFECIGINSKVVDKYFPNTPTRIQGIGLYQIEKEVAKRHKKAFSTKEVAANLDLEIGGEYRWRRDGEKHMFNPLTVAKLQKAVRGNENDTYKEYSSMVNEQSKNLMTIRGLFEFSNYDPIPLEEVEPWTEIVKRFKTGAMSYGSISKEAHENLAIAMNRIGGKSNSGEGGEDSERFYKNATGDWKNSAIKQVASGRFGVTSDYLTNAKEIQIKMAQGAKPGEGGQLPGPKVNPSIAKTRNSTPYVGLISPPPHHDIYSIEDLSQLIYDLKSANREARINVKLVSEVGVGTVAAGVSKAKADVVLISGFDGGTGASPLTSLKHAGLPWELGVAEAQQTLVMNDLRNRIVLECDGQLKTGRDVAVACLLGAEEFGFATAPLVASGCIMMRVCHLNTCPVGIATQNPELRKKFAGKPEHVVNYMYFVAQELREIMAQLGFRTINEMVGQVQKLDRKKAIDHYKSAGIDLTPILYEVDVPAGTKFYNTQAQTHDIDKSIEFDIIAKANPSLFRKEKLTLDFPIKNTDRAVGAIISNEISKVYGAQGLPINTLKLNFTGSAGQSFGAFATRGLTMTVNGNTNDYLGKGLSGAKLVIKVPEKSTIVPEDNVITGNVTLYGATAGRAYINGKAGERFCVRNSGAKAVVEGIGDHGCEYMTGGVAVILGEVGRNFGAGMSGGIAFIYDAKNTFRKKCNNDDLNLLSVTEDEDIKQLKDLIESHYNATLSPLAQRILEKWEDCLPKFVKVLPEEYKQALLRMEREKLETI